The Peromyscus eremicus chromosome 2, PerEre_H2_v1, whole genome shotgun sequence genome includes the window cgcctgtaatcccagcactctggatgtgGAGgcccacgcctgtaatcccagcactctggatgtgGAGgcccacgcctgtaatcccagcactctggatgtgGAGgcccacgcctgtaatcccagcactctggatgtggaggcacatgcctgtaatccaagcactttggATGGGGaggcacaggtctgtaatcccagcactctggatgtgCAGgcccacgcctgtaatcccagcactctggatgtggaggcacatgcctgtaatcccagcactttggatggggaggcaggaggatcagaagttaaaggtcatcctcagctgcacaacgagttcaaggccaacctcagatacatgagaccttgtctcaaaaaataaaagaagagaattggagagatggctcagccgttaagagcacttgctgctcttgttgaagacccgagtttggttcctagtcccTACATGCTGGTTCacaatgcctttaattccagcatgggatttgatgccctctctggcctctgagggcactgtacacacacacacacacacacacacacacacacacacacacacatatacacacacacactgaatgaatgaatgaatgaatgaatgaatgaaaaataaaccttaaaaacaaaccaactaacCCATGGGGCCAAACATCCAGTTTCCATTTATAAAGTCAAATTCTTTTTCTGGAAGTAAATTTCTATCATGAAAAATACTCAAGGATTTAAATTTTAGCAGttaactttttttaaagcaaatatttaaatcatttattgcCACTAAGTTACAGATCTGTGTCTGCCCACTATGGAAAATACTGATACTTGTTACTACTGGAAATTATGTCTAGACATGCCAACTGAGGGATATACTATAATCATTAAAGGAAAAGTCAAGAATTTTGAGTATGTAAGTGCTTATAGTTATAAAATTTTGTTCCTTTAGATATTTACTACACAAATCCCAATAGATGACATACACATACTACAGACTACTATACATAAAACAATCattcaagattatttttttttttttttttttttttttttttttttttttttattttagatttatttatttattatgtatacagtgttctgtctgcacatatccctgcaggccagaagagggcaccagatttcattacagatggttgtgagccaccatgtggttgctgggaattgaactcaggacctttggaagagcaagcagtgctcccaacctctgagccatctctccagccctcattcaaGATTATTAAATGAGTTGCATATTTTGAACTACTTGATGAAGACAACTACATTTTAGCATTGGTAATGCAGCAGAGGGGACTCTCACCTATTCGATAATGTTGGCATGGTTATTAAAGACAGCATTCCGTGTTTGATGCTGATGTGATCTGTGGCTTGCCGCGGTGTCTGCTGTCcattcctcccctccttctttccctccttctttccttccttccttcctttcttttggttttttgagacagggtttctctgtgtagtcctggctgtcctggaactcgctctgtagaccaggctggcctcgaactcacagaaccacctggctgtgcctcccgagtgctgggattaaaggcatgcgccaccactgctcggcagGTGCTGCCCATTTCAAGAGCTGATCCTTGCACTGCTAGACAGATGCCTGCTTACTCATCTCATCGTTGATAAGCCACCCCCTCCCCCGAATAAGCTGATCTACTTCATTTGTTACACAGCATGCGAACAGAAGCCAGATTCCAGGTCCTACCTTGTAGGCAAATCTCATGAATGTCAAAGAATAGTAACAGAGGGTTAAAGTCATCCACCCACTGATAATCTCTGGAGACTTCTTCATGACATTGATAACAGCAGTGGGGAGACCCCAGTTGGCAGCTGGGCCCCAGAAGTTCATACTCATGAGGTAGTCCCGGGAGTCCTTGCTCCAGACATAGTCCAGTGCTTTGCACGCCAGTGTTCCAgccatggccatgtggttctCCATGAAGCCATTACTCAGACAGATGATACTAACTCCGACCCAGCTGTGATCCTCAGTGCTCTCACTTTGCACCTGCTTCAGGACACCCAGCAGATACCAGCAGTTAACGTCTTTACTTAATAAGAAACGTTTTGTTGGGCcgggtggcagcggcggcggcggcggcggcggcggcggcggcggtggtgcacacctttaatcccagcactcaggaggcagagccaggtggatctctgtgagtcgaggccagcctggtctacagagctagttccaggacagccacaaaaactacacagagaaaccctgtctcgaaaaaccaaaacacaccgtccccttcctccatcccccACAAAGGTCACTTGTGCGGACTCTAGGAAATTTGGAAAGTCAGATGAATGGGAGGAGGTCACCCTCCAACCTTAGACAGTGTGTGGTGACAACATGGTGTTCTCTCTGGAAACCTTTCTTTCCCCCAGGCCCAGTTTGGTTTTGGTTAGCTTCCATTTGCTGCATAAATAGAGTGACGTTCTCTGATTCAGTTTACAGCACTGACTTCATGTGCGTGTGATACTTCCAACAGCTAGGACACTCTGTCCCCCCTGGGAATTGTGTGGGTGGGGCACACCGCCTCTGCCATGTTCTCGATCTGGAGAAAGTCAAGTTCACAGCGCCAGGGACAGCATGGAGCAGTATCCTTTTCATCTTAGCGTTTCCGCTTTCAGAATTCTCTTTCTAGAATCTAAttctacttttgttttctttctctttctttctcaaacCTCAGAGCTTCCGAACGTGTCTCAACGTCTGTGAAACAGCAGTGACCCATTTGTTTTGCCTTCTCCTAGCTCATGCATTCTTTGAGTCTTGGTAACGGGAATGTTTTGTCTGGTCAGACTCAAAGCCGTCAGCAGGATAGAACCAACGCTGAGGACCAATGATGTGTCGGGAGGATCCTGGGAAAATGGAGCTGTGGATGGCACACCTCTGAATCAGCTGCTACTTCTTGTCTCCAGTTTATAAGCTCTTAAAAGTTCTCTGGAAGTAACCCTATATCCAGAATCTTCCCTAAGTATGAAAGAGGAAATGTGGAAGTTTTCATTTAATACATCACGGTCTTGAAAAGAGCTAGAATGCCAAAGGCAAGAACCCCAGCACTCTGCCCATCCTCCTGTGAGACCCTGGTAATTGTCTAACAAATCCATCATGTGTCTGCTGGGCTGGAGCATCTGCTGGGAAAAGTTCCAGAACCTCAAGATGCCTTGGGGTTCATCTGCTTCCAGAAGCAGCTAGTGGTGGCCTTGGTGCTCTTTCCTGGGCATGTCTTGAGATCTTTTTTCTGTGCTCTGTTCTGATGTATGGCCTCCACAATTGTGCAGCCGAAGGATGACCTTGCTCTTTGGGTGGGACAATATTTGTGAAGGAGggagccgtgtgtgtagaagtctGTGGGAAGAGAGCAACACTGAGCATGTCTTTGCCAAACCAGTCCATAGAAGGCCTTCCCCAGGAGGCCTCCAACAGATCTCTGAATGCTACAGGGGATTGGGACCCACAGGTCTTGCAGGCACTCAAAATCTCCCTTGTGGTGATCCTTTCCCTCATCACACTGGCCACTGTCCTCTCCAATGCCTTTGTACTTACCACCATCTTACTCACCAAGAAGCTCCACACCCCGGCCAATTATCTCATTGGCTCCTTGGCCACCACCGACCTCCTGGTTTCTATCTTGGTCATGCCCATCAGCATAGCCTATACTACCACCCGCACCTGGAACTTTGGCCAAATCCTGTGTGACATCTGGGTGTCATCCGACATCACATGCTGCACGGCCTCCATCCTACACCTCTGTGTCATTGCTCTGGACAGGTACTGGGCCATCACCGATGCCCTGGAGTACAGCAAACGCCGGACAGCAGGCCACGCAGCAGCCATGATTGCGGCAGTCTGGGCCATCTCCATCTGTATCTCCATCCCGCCGCTCTTCTGGAGGCAGGCCACAGCTCATGGGGAGATGTCCGACTGCCTGGTGAATACATCTCAGATCTCTTACACCATTTACTCCACCTGTGGGGCCTTCTACATCCCATCCATCCTGCTCATTATCCTGTATGGCCGCATATACGTGGCCGCCCGGAGTCGCATCCTGAACCCACCCTCCCTCTATGGGAAGCGCTTCACCACGGCACAGCTGATCACAGGCTCTGCGGGCTCTTCACTCTGTTCGCTCAACCCCAGCCTCCACGAGAGCCACTCACACACAGCCGGCTCCCCTCTCTTTTTCAACCAGGTGAAAATCAGGCTTGCCGACAGCATCCTCGAACGCAAGAGGATCTCTGCAGCTCGGGAAAGGAAAGCCACTAAGACCTTGGGCATCATTCTGGGGGCCTTTATCATCTGCTGGCTGCCTTTCTTTGTGGTGTCTCTGGTCCTCCCCATCTGCAGGGACTCCTGCTGGATCCACCCGGCCCTCTTTGACTTCTTCACATGGCTGGGTTACTTAAACTCCCTCATCAATCCCATCATCTACACTGTGTTCAATGAAGACTTTCGACAGGCATTTCAAAAAGTTGTCCATTTCCGGAAGGCCTCCTAGTCGGATTTGGGGGTGACTCTTGTTCAGTGTTATGTCCTGTAACCCGACTAAGGTTgcctttttaaattattgttgtttCTCTGAGACTTGGATTGATGTGTACTATCTAGGGTCTTGGATTAATAATCAATAGACTTGTTCTGTATTCAACTGCCAGCATCTTTCAGACTCTTGAGTCACCTAAAGCTAGGCCGTTGTGTGAAAGGGGACAGGACTGAAAATGTCCCTTAACATAATATTCTCATGGTTCTCTGGATTGGAAGAACTCTAAGCTACAGGACTGAGGTGAGGAGCTGTCTTATTCTCTAACGGGCTCAGAGGGAAGGCCTTCTGGTCTACCTGGGATCTTATATGGGACTGTGGAGAGTGGGTATGATGAATGACTTGAATTAGAGAGAATTTGGGGTCAGAATGGAGGGGTCACCATCTGCTATAGCTTCTTGATTAGAAAATAACACCCAGTTGCTTCCACTGGGTCCTGGTTGTCCATAAGGAAAGTGGTACTGGTGACGCAGACTGACGTGGAAAGAAATTCAGAAGGTGGCATCGGGGAGAGGGATACTTGGGACCGGATCAACTACTCTGCATCCTTTATCCTTCCCTCTATCTCTAGCATATAATTTTCAGAAGTTCAAACCCACCATCATGCCACTCAAGAAGACTGACAAGTGTTGGACCCACCCACCAAGCTTTGAATGGGTCACCCCATTCTGcccattctgattttttttctgaattattatttttttacaacTCATTGTCATCAGAGTTCCTAAGATGTGGAGTCTTATCAAATAAAAAGCATGAGACATAGTGAGCAGTGATGACTTTACAGAATTATTCATTTACCTattgttttctgtatgtgtgtgcatgtgacatACGTGTAAAGGTGTGGCATGCCACagtgcgtgtgtggaggtcacaggaccaCCTCAGGTGCCAGTCCTGGCCTTACACCTTGTTTGAGGCTGGGTGTCCCTTGTTTCCACCTCTGCCTTGCATATTCCTGGTTCACAAGCTCCAGGGATATTCTTCTGTCCCCACCTCCTAACTGATCGCTGGAGTgttaggattgcaggcatgcaccactgcatcTGGATTTTCACATgtgttccagggatggaacttgaGCTGGCATGCTTGGACAGCAAATactctgagccacctccccagcctttcAAGAGTAgtaaaatatttgtgtgtttcttttttccccttctgtccAGATGTCTAGACTTTGGATTTAACATCCACTGAGCACCCCCCTCACACCAGGCCCTGTGCCCAATGTCCTACCATTTGTTATAACGTGAGCCTCGTGACTGTGGGTGCCAGTATAATGTGACAATTAAAAATGGAGAAACTGggcctggcaggatggctcagtggataaagatacttaccaccaagcctgatgacctgagtttggtacccagaacccacagggtagaaAGAACCatctcccacaagctgtcctctgacttcagcacatgcccacatgcaagctcacatgcacacattatATATTCACAAAAGATAATTTTCAAATATGTTAGGAAAAAGCAAA containing:
- the LOC131904908 gene encoding mitochondrial pyruvate carrier 1-like, which translates into the protein MAGTLACKALDYVWSKDSRDYLMSMNFWGPAANWGLPTAVINVMKKSPEIISGWMTLTLCYYSLTFMRFAYKVGPGIWLLFACCVTNEVDQLIRGRGWLINDEMSKQASV
- the Htr1d gene encoding 5-hydroxytryptamine receptor 1D; the encoded protein is MSLPNQSIEGLPQEASNRSLNATGDWDPQVLQALKISLVVILSLITLATVLSNAFVLTTILLTKKLHTPANYLIGSLATTDLLVSILVMPISIAYTTTRTWNFGQILCDIWVSSDITCCTASILHLCVIALDRYWAITDALEYSKRRTAGHAAAMIAAVWAISICISIPPLFWRQATAHGEMSDCLVNTSQISYTIYSTCGAFYIPSILLIILYGRIYVAARSRILNPPSLYGKRFTTAQLITGSAGSSLCSLNPSLHESHSHTAGSPLFFNQVKIRLADSILERKRISAARERKATKTLGIILGAFIICWLPFFVVSLVLPICRDSCWIHPALFDFFTWLGYLNSLINPIIYTVFNEDFRQAFQKVVHFRKAS